The Nocardioides salarius genome includes a region encoding these proteins:
- a CDS encoding regulatory protein RecX gives MGELHEDRPPPDWAGDVSLGVDAWTQREEPASPPPAVPADPVADGPEADPESVARTILLDQLTGRARSRKELADKLAAKLVPDEIATRLLDRFEEVGLVDDEAFARAWVAARGPGEHATGRRLAPRALAQELRRKGVDDALVKEVLEDVDPDDEEQSARVLVRKKLRSVARVDDTTATRRLVGMLARKGYGSSLAFSVVREELAASDRGDDD, from the coding sequence GTGGGTGAGCTGCACGAGGACCGTCCGCCGCCCGACTGGGCGGGGGACGTGTCCCTCGGCGTGGACGCCTGGACCCAGCGCGAGGAGCCGGCGAGCCCACCACCGGCCGTGCCGGCCGACCCGGTCGCCGACGGCCCGGAGGCCGACCCCGAGTCGGTGGCGCGCACGATCCTGCTCGACCAGCTGACCGGGCGCGCGCGCAGCCGCAAGGAGCTGGCCGACAAGCTGGCCGCCAAGCTGGTCCCCGACGAGATCGCCACCCGGCTGCTCGACCGCTTCGAGGAGGTCGGCCTGGTCGACGACGAGGCCTTCGCCCGGGCCTGGGTCGCGGCCCGCGGGCCGGGGGAGCACGCCACCGGTCGACGCCTGGCCCCTCGCGCGCTGGCCCAGGAGCTGCGCCGCAAGGGCGTCGACGACGCCCTGGTCAAGGAGGTGCTCGAGGACGTCGACCCCGACGACGAGGAGCAGTCCGCGCGGGTGCTGGTGCGCAAGAAGCTGCGCTCGGTGGCCCGGGTCGACGACACGACCGCGACCCGGCGGCTGGTGGGGATGCTGGCGCGCAAGGGCTACGGCTCCTCGCTGGCCTTCTCGGTGGTGCGCGAGGAGCTCGCCGCCTCCGACCGCGGCGACGACGACTGA
- the recA gene encoding recombinase RecA, producing the protein MAGADRDKALDAALLNIEKQFGKGSVMRLGDETRAPLEVIPTGSIALDVALGLGGLPRGRVVEIYGPESSGKTTVALHAVANAQRAGGIVAFIDAEHALDPEYAKNLGVDTDALLVSQPDSGEQALEIADMLIRSGALDLIVIDSVAALVPRAEIEGEMGDSHVGLQARLMSQALRKMTGALNNSGTTAIFINQLREKIGVMFGSPETTTGGRALKFYSSVRLDVRRIETLKDGQDMVGNRTRCKVVKNKVAPPFKQAEFDIMYGKGISREGGLIDVGVEAGLVRKAGAWYTYDGDQLGQGKENARTFLRDNPDLANELEKKILEKLGVGPQVDAEAPAEADPVGVDDF; encoded by the coding sequence ATGGCTGGTGCAGACCGCGACAAGGCGCTCGACGCCGCGCTGCTCAACATCGAGAAGCAGTTCGGCAAGGGCTCGGTGATGCGCCTCGGTGACGAGACGCGCGCCCCCCTCGAGGTGATCCCCACGGGCTCGATCGCCCTCGACGTGGCGCTGGGCCTGGGTGGCCTGCCCCGCGGGCGGGTGGTGGAGATCTACGGCCCGGAGTCCTCGGGCAAGACGACGGTCGCCCTGCACGCGGTGGCCAACGCCCAGCGTGCCGGCGGCATCGTCGCCTTCATCGACGCCGAGCACGCCCTGGACCCCGAGTACGCCAAGAACCTGGGCGTCGACACCGACGCGCTGCTGGTCTCCCAGCCCGACTCCGGTGAGCAGGCGCTCGAGATCGCCGACATGCTGATCCGCTCGGGTGCCCTCGACCTGATCGTCATCGACTCGGTCGCGGCCCTGGTGCCCCGGGCCGAGATCGAGGGCGAGATGGGCGACAGCCACGTCGGCCTGCAGGCCCGCCTGATGAGCCAGGCGCTGCGCAAGATGACCGGTGCGCTGAACAACTCCGGCACCACCGCGATCTTCATCAACCAGCTGCGCGAGAAGATCGGCGTGATGTTCGGCTCGCCCGAGACCACCACCGGTGGCCGGGCGCTGAAGTTCTACTCCTCGGTGCGCCTCGACGTGCGACGCATCGAGACGCTCAAGGACGGCCAGGACATGGTCGGCAACCGGACCCGCTGCAAGGTCGTGAAGAACAAGGTCGCGCCGCCGTTCAAGCAGGCCGAGTTCGACATCATGTACGGCAAGGGCATCAGCCGCGAGGGCGGCCTGATCGACGTCGGCGTCGAGGCGGGCCTCGTGCGCAAGGCCGGTGCCTGGTACACCTACGACGGCGACCAGCTGGGCCAGGGCAAGGAGAACGCGCGGACCTTCCTGCGCGACAACCCCGACCTGGCCAACGAGCTGGAGAAGAAGATCCTCGAGAAGCTCGGCGTCGGCCCGCAGGTCGATGCCGAGGCACCCGCCGAGGCCGACCCGGTGGGCGTCGACGACTTCTGA
- a CDS encoding molybdopterin-dependent oxidoreductase, with translation MKAPPSLPDQHSFSSRLRSAAVSARVGTALAVCFGLAFLTGLVSHYAQNPSQPVPFPTSPAWGYRFTQGLHVISGTAAVPLLLVKLWTVYPLLLARPSLRLRRLVVELAEKLSILLLVGAALFLLVTGLQNISHWYPWAFSFRSTHYAMAWIAIGALVLHVAVKLPLVRHALTHDVDDTELDRPGATRPGPLSRRGLLRATWLATGAVVLATAGSTVPLLRRVSVLAVRSGEGPQGVPINKTAEDAGVTDAARDPGWRLEVVNDTRSVSLTRDDLLALPQRTEELPIACVEGWSASGTWSGVRLRDLLDLVEAPRDAEVVLTSLQESGPFRVTLLQSGFVDDDRTLVALGLSGEELDLDHGYPARLIAPNRPGVLQTKWLARVEVRT, from the coding sequence GTGAAGGCACCCCCGAGCCTGCCCGACCAGCACTCCTTCTCGTCGCGGCTGCGCAGCGCAGCGGTCTCGGCCCGGGTCGGCACCGCGCTCGCGGTCTGCTTCGGGCTGGCCTTCCTGACCGGCCTGGTCAGCCACTACGCGCAGAACCCCTCCCAGCCGGTCCCGTTCCCGACCAGCCCGGCGTGGGGCTACCGGTTCACGCAGGGCCTGCACGTCATCAGCGGCACCGCCGCGGTGCCGCTGCTGCTGGTCAAGCTCTGGACCGTCTACCCGCTGCTGCTGGCCCGGCCCTCGCTGCGGCTGCGGCGCCTGGTCGTCGAGCTGGCCGAGAAGCTCTCGATCCTGCTGCTGGTGGGGGCCGCGCTGTTCCTGCTGGTCACCGGGCTGCAGAACATCAGCCACTGGTACCCCTGGGCCTTCTCCTTCCGCTCCACGCACTACGCCATGGCGTGGATCGCCATCGGGGCGCTGGTGCTGCACGTCGCGGTCAAGCTGCCGCTGGTGCGCCACGCGCTGACCCACGACGTCGACGACACCGAGCTCGACCGGCCGGGCGCGACCCGGCCGGGCCCGCTGAGCCGCCGCGGCCTCCTGCGCGCGACCTGGCTGGCCACCGGAGCGGTGGTGCTGGCCACGGCCGGCTCCACGGTGCCCCTCCTGCGCCGGGTCTCGGTGCTGGCGGTGCGCTCGGGCGAGGGTCCGCAGGGGGTGCCGATCAACAAGACCGCCGAGGACGCCGGGGTCACCGACGCCGCGCGTGACCCGGGGTGGCGTCTCGAGGTCGTCAACGACACTCGCAGCGTGTCCCTGACCCGCGACGACCTGCTCGCGCTGCCGCAGCGCACCGAGGAGCTGCCGATCGCCTGCGTCGAGGGCTGGAGCGCCTCGGGCACGTGGTCGGGGGTGCGGCTGCGCGACCTCCTCGACCTGGTCGAGGCGCCGCGCGACGCCGAGGTGGTCCTCACCTCGCTGCAGGAGTCGGGCCCGTTCCGGGTGACGCTGCTGCAGTCCGGCTTCGTCGACGACGACCGCACCCTGGTCGCCCTGGGGCTCTCGGGCGAGGAGCTCGACCTCGACCACGGCTACCCGGCGCGGCTCATCGCGCCCAACCGCCCGGGCGTGCTGCAGACCAAGTGGCTGGCGCGGGTCGAGGTGCGCACGTGA